A stretch of the Candidatus Palauibacter australiensis genome encodes the following:
- a CDS encoding ATP-binding cassette domain-containing protein gives MIRIIGVHKWLGGRPVLSGVDLDVREGETLAIMGPSGTGKSVLLKHIVGLFDPDAGDILVDGISVPSADRAEMAAVRTRTAYVFQNSALFDSMTVRGNLLMGLPPGFCRGRAAKCEELVRAALDHVNLEPEVLTLLPAELSGGMQRRVAIARAIIGKRRYVLYDEPTTGLDPVNATRINRLIARVSEEVDATSIVVTHDVESAFFLADRIALLSDGVVAAEGTPQQLRETDNRAVREFLDAAPARGPA, from the coding sequence GTGATCAGGATCATCGGCGTGCACAAGTGGCTGGGGGGACGTCCGGTCCTGAGCGGCGTCGACCTCGACGTGCGGGAAGGCGAAACCCTCGCCATCATGGGGCCGTCAGGGACAGGTAAGAGCGTCCTCCTCAAACACATCGTCGGCCTCTTCGATCCGGACGCCGGAGACATCCTCGTCGATGGGATCTCGGTACCTTCGGCCGACCGGGCCGAGATGGCCGCCGTTCGCACCAGGACCGCCTACGTGTTCCAGAATTCCGCCCTCTTCGATTCCATGACCGTACGCGGGAACCTGCTGATGGGACTCCCACCCGGTTTCTGCCGTGGCCGCGCGGCCAAGTGCGAGGAACTGGTCCGGGCGGCGCTCGATCACGTGAACCTCGAGCCGGAGGTGCTGACGCTCCTGCCGGCCGAACTCTCCGGAGGCATGCAGCGGCGGGTCGCCATCGCGCGCGCCATTATCGGCAAGCGCCGCTACGTCCTGTACGACGAGCCCACGACGGGGCTGGATCCCGTCAACGCGACCCGGATCAACCGCCTGATCGCGCGCGTGAGCGAGGAAGTCGATGCGACGAGCATCGTCGTGACCCACGACGTGGAGTCCGCCTTTTTCCTGGCCGACCGGATCGCCCTGCTCTCGGACGGGGTCGTCGCGGCGGAGGGGACGCCGCAGCAACTG
- a CDS encoding ABC transporter permease, producing MKAPNLLAAPGRSARAAALHAGRAGLLGIATLRALAHPRRYALETVQHAKFIGLDSLPLVLLMGALSGAVMAQQTMYQLSQGLPREIVAGGVVGGMLTELGPVLTAVVLAGRVGAAIGAELGTMKVTNQIDALLTMGRDPVVELVVPRVVAGTIILIPLVMLANAMGIFSGYVTSVGILGLSTAEYVDGAKGYYHHGALIFSLVKAVAYGFAITFISSHVGLRASGGAAGVGRTATRAVVAIIVSIMVLDTVLGPVYKTLT from the coding sequence TTGAAGGCGCCGAACCTCCTCGCCGCCCCGGGCCGGTCCGCCCGCGCCGCGGCACTCCACGCGGGAAGGGCGGGCCTGCTCGGCATCGCAACGCTCCGCGCGCTCGCCCACCCGCGCCGGTATGCGCTGGAGACGGTCCAACACGCGAAGTTCATCGGTCTCGACAGCCTCCCGCTCGTACTGCTGATGGGTGCCCTCTCGGGCGCAGTCATGGCCCAGCAGACGATGTACCAGCTCTCCCAGGGACTGCCGAGGGAGATCGTCGCGGGCGGCGTGGTGGGCGGCATGCTGACGGAACTCGGACCCGTACTGACCGCGGTCGTCCTCGCGGGGCGGGTCGGGGCGGCCATCGGGGCCGAACTCGGCACGATGAAGGTGACGAATCAGATCGACGCGCTTCTGACGATGGGCCGGGACCCCGTGGTGGAACTCGTGGTCCCGCGCGTCGTGGCGGGGACCATCATTCTGATCCCGCTCGTCATGCTCGCCAACGCGATGGGGATCTTCAGCGGCTACGTGACATCGGTCGGCATCCTCGGGTTGAGCACGGCCGAATACGTGGATGGAGCCAAGGGGTACTATCACCATGGCGCGCTGATCTTCTCCCTCGTGAAGGCGGTCGCGTACGGCTTCGCCATCACCTTCATCTCGAGCCACGTGGGGCTTCGGGCGAGCGGCGGAGCGGCGGGCGTCGGCCGGACGGCGACGAGGGCGGTCGTCGCGATCATCGTCTCGATCATGGTCCTCGACACGGTACTCGGGCCCGTGTACAAGACGCTCACGTGA
- a CDS encoding oligopeptide transporter, OPT family: MSDPSVGAPESRTHRPYIPASQSLPEITGKAIVLGILLSAVLSGANAYLGLKVGLTVSASIPAAVISMAILRMFREHNILENNIVQTAASAGESLAAGVIFTLPALILLRHWAGFPFLPTMGIALCGGILGVLFTIPLRRALIVEADLRFPEGVATAEVLKAGASGGSGAKLIALGGVAAALLKLSQTGLKIAGSSIEHGVTVGRSVFGIGSDLSPALLGVGYIVGPRVGSLVLAGGAISWLVGIPIYMAVTDPQVVAGITGDASGYDAALAIWSAQIRFMGVGAMVVGGVWALVSLLGHVRDGVRSSIAALRAARAADGGPEILRTERDMPINFVAVGAVALAVPILAVFVLVIDRGSLSITPGLYWLVLALGTAFALLAGFLFASVAGYMAGLVGSSNNPISGVTIATILTISLILYLLLGMQVDFTVSAPQALSAAATAILVGAVVACAAAIAGDNMQDLKAGRIVGATPRQQQIMQLIGVTAAALVIAPILGLLFEAYGLGGVLPREGMDPDEMLQAPQATLMASVADGVFSRNLPWGMIGIGALIAAGVIALDQTLKARGSSLRVPVLAVAVGIYLPIELEVPIFVGGIVAWLVGRAVRRGGGGEGAVRQANHRGLLFSSGLITGEALVGIFLAIPFAISERGTDVLSLVPEGFDPIARWIGAAVVAGFVFWLYRASLRASE; this comes from the coding sequence ATGTCGGACCCATCTGTCGGCGCACCGGAATCGCGCACGCACAGGCCGTACATTCCCGCGTCGCAATCGCTGCCCGAGATCACCGGCAAGGCGATCGTCCTCGGCATCCTCCTCTCCGCCGTCCTCTCGGGGGCAAACGCCTATCTGGGCCTGAAGGTGGGCCTCACCGTGTCCGCGTCGATCCCGGCCGCCGTGATCTCCATGGCGATCCTCAGGATGTTCCGCGAGCACAATATCCTCGAGAACAACATCGTCCAGACGGCCGCATCCGCGGGCGAGTCGCTGGCAGCCGGCGTGATCTTCACCCTGCCCGCCCTCATCCTCCTCCGCCACTGGGCCGGGTTCCCCTTCCTGCCCACGATGGGGATCGCGCTCTGCGGCGGGATTCTCGGCGTCCTCTTCACCATACCGCTCCGGCGCGCCCTCATCGTCGAGGCGGACCTGCGTTTCCCGGAGGGCGTCGCGACGGCGGAGGTCCTGAAGGCCGGGGCAAGCGGCGGCTCCGGCGCGAAGCTGATCGCGCTCGGGGGCGTAGCGGCCGCCCTGCTCAAGCTGTCCCAGACGGGGCTCAAGATCGCCGGCTCCTCGATAGAACACGGCGTCACAGTGGGCCGTTCCGTGTTCGGGATCGGAAGCGACCTCTCCCCCGCCCTGCTCGGCGTCGGATACATCGTCGGACCCCGCGTCGGCAGCCTCGTGCTCGCGGGCGGCGCGATCTCCTGGCTCGTGGGGATCCCCATCTACATGGCGGTCACCGACCCGCAGGTCGTGGCCGGCATCACGGGGGATGCGAGCGGGTACGATGCGGCCCTCGCGATCTGGAGCGCGCAGATTCGCTTCATGGGCGTCGGCGCAATGGTCGTGGGCGGGGTGTGGGCCCTCGTCTCGCTCCTGGGCCACGTGCGGGATGGCGTGCGCTCCTCCATCGCGGCACTGCGCGCGGCGCGCGCGGCCGACGGCGGTCCGGAGATCCTCCGCACCGAGCGGGACATGCCGATCAACTTCGTCGCGGTCGGGGCGGTGGCGCTCGCGGTGCCGATCCTCGCGGTGTTCGTGCTCGTCATCGACCGCGGCTCGCTCTCCATCACGCCCGGACTCTACTGGCTCGTGCTCGCGCTGGGGACGGCCTTCGCCCTCCTGGCGGGGTTCCTTTTCGCTTCCGTCGCGGGCTACATGGCGGGTCTCGTGGGCTCCTCGAACAACCCGATCTCGGGTGTGACGATTGCGACGATCCTCACGATCTCCCTCATCCTCTACCTCCTGCTGGGAATGCAGGTCGACTTCACCGTCTCGGCGCCCCAGGCGCTCTCGGCGGCGGCGACCGCCATCCTCGTGGGGGCCGTCGTCGCCTGCGCCGCGGCGATCGCGGGGGACAACATGCAGGACCTGAAGGCGGGGCGGATCGTCGGCGCCACGCCGCGGCAACAGCAGATCATGCAGCTCATCGGCGTCACGGCCGCCGCGCTCGTCATCGCGCCGATCCTCGGCCTCCTGTTCGAGGCGTACGGGCTCGGCGGCGTCCTGCCGCGCGAGGGGATGGACCCGGACGAGATGCTGCAGGCGCCGCAGGCGACCCTCATGGCTTCCGTCGCCGATGGCGTCTTTTCGCGCAATCTCCCGTGGGGGATGATCGGGATCGGGGCGCTCATCGCGGCGGGCGTGATCGCCCTGGACCAGACTCTCAAGGCGCGCGGCTCCAGCCTGCGGGTGCCGGTCCTCGCCGTCGCGGTCGGGATCTACCTGCCCATCGAACTCGAAGTCCCGATCTTCGTGGGCGGGATCGTGGCGTGGCTGGTGGGCCGGGCCGTGCGGCGAGGCGGAGGCGGCGAGGGCGCCGTCCGGCAGGCGAACCATCGCGGGCTTCTCTTCTCCTCCGGGCTCATCACGGGAGAGGCGCTCGTCGGAATCTTCCTCGCGATCCCGTTCGCGATCTCGGAGCGCGGCACGGATGTGCTGAGCCTCGTGCCCGAAGGCTTCGATCCGATCGCACGCTGGATCGGCGCCGCGGTCGTCGCCGGATTCGTCTTCTGGCTCTACCGCGCCTCGCTTCGGGCTTCCGAATGA
- the clpB gene encoding ATP-dependent chaperone ClpB, with amino-acid sequence MIPNDRLTLKAREALNDATLAARRSDNPAVEDVHLLAALLAQDGGVIVPILQTVGVDLPDLEVRLERALRRLPKQSGAAPASSRELDRVLDAADALAGEMGDSFVTTEHLLLALAGEKASTTGPLLRNAGAGPETTRRAVEEVRGPHRVTDQDPEGKYRALERYGVDLTAEARAGKLDPVIGRDAEIRRVMQVLSRRRKNNPVLIGEPGVGKTAIAEGLAQRIVAGDIPGSLRNKQLVQLDIGSMLAGAKYRGEFEERLKATLKEITESGGRYVVFLDELHTVVGAGAAEGAVDAGNMLKPALARGQLRMVGATTLDEYRVHIEKDPALERRFQPVLVGEPGVDETLAILRGLKERYEVHHGVRITDPALVSAVRLSDRYIGDRFLPDKAIDLVDEAASRLRIEIDSMPEEIDELDRRVTQLEIEREALREEDDARSRGRLAELEGELAAARESLAGLNARWIREKDTIETVQRYKREIEELGVEAQQSQRRVDHQRAAEILHGELPKLRAELLAAEAKLKEIQDEGSFLNEEVGPGEIAEVVASWTGIPVARMLEDEKDRLATLEEHLHRRVINQSHAITAVSDAVRRSRAGLQDPNRPIGSFMFLGPTGVGKTETARALAEFLFDEESAMVRIDMSEYMERHAVARLIGAPPGYVGYEEGGQLTEAVRRRPYTVVLFDEIEKAHPEVFNVLLQILDDGRLTDGRGRTVDFRNAVLIMTSNIGSARILARSEAGESWAGTEAEVESALRGRFKPEFLNRVDEILVFQPLSREHLESIVGIQVDRVARMLAERDIRIEVGGAARRRIAEVGYDPAFGARPLKRAIQRLIANPLAMAFLEGRFREGDALRVELDEDGDGLRVVPLGAPDSREGEE; translated from the coding sequence ATGATCCCGAACGACAGACTCACGCTCAAGGCCCGCGAAGCTCTGAACGACGCGACGCTCGCGGCGCGCCGGTCGGACAACCCCGCGGTCGAGGACGTGCACCTCCTCGCGGCGCTGCTCGCGCAGGACGGCGGCGTCATCGTGCCGATCCTGCAGACGGTGGGCGTCGATCTCCCCGACCTGGAGGTGCGGCTCGAGCGGGCCCTGCGCCGCCTGCCGAAGCAGAGTGGAGCGGCTCCCGCCTCCAGCCGCGAACTCGACCGCGTTCTCGACGCGGCGGATGCGCTCGCCGGGGAGATGGGCGACTCGTTTGTGACGACCGAGCACCTCCTCCTGGCCCTCGCCGGGGAGAAGGCCTCCACGACGGGTCCGCTGCTCCGGAACGCCGGGGCGGGTCCGGAAACCACACGCCGGGCGGTGGAGGAAGTCCGGGGTCCGCATCGCGTGACGGATCAGGACCCGGAAGGGAAGTATCGCGCCCTCGAGCGGTACGGCGTCGACCTGACGGCCGAGGCGCGCGCCGGAAAGCTCGACCCCGTCATCGGTCGGGATGCGGAGATCCGCCGCGTCATGCAGGTCCTGTCGCGGCGGAGGAAGAACAATCCCGTCCTCATCGGCGAGCCCGGCGTGGGCAAGACCGCGATCGCGGAAGGCCTCGCGCAGCGCATCGTCGCGGGCGACATCCCCGGATCACTGCGGAACAAGCAACTCGTGCAGCTCGACATCGGCTCGATGCTGGCCGGCGCCAAGTACCGGGGCGAGTTCGAGGAACGCCTGAAGGCGACACTGAAGGAGATCACGGAATCCGGCGGCCGTTACGTCGTCTTCCTCGACGAACTCCACACCGTGGTCGGAGCGGGGGCCGCCGAGGGCGCGGTGGACGCCGGGAACATGCTCAAGCCCGCCCTGGCCCGGGGGCAGCTCCGCATGGTGGGCGCGACGACGCTCGACGAATACCGCGTGCATATCGAGAAGGACCCGGCTCTGGAGCGGCGGTTCCAGCCGGTTCTCGTCGGCGAACCCGGCGTGGACGAGACCCTGGCCATCCTGCGCGGACTCAAGGAGCGCTACGAGGTGCACCACGGCGTACGGATCACGGATCCGGCGCTCGTGAGCGCCGTGCGCCTGTCCGACCGCTACATCGGCGACCGGTTCCTGCCCGACAAGGCGATCGACCTCGTGGACGAGGCCGCGTCCCGGCTCCGCATCGAGATCGACTCCATGCCGGAGGAGATCGACGAACTGGACCGTCGCGTCACGCAACTCGAGATCGAGCGCGAGGCGCTGCGCGAAGAGGACGACGCGCGGAGCCGGGGGCGGCTCGCGGAGCTGGAGGGCGAACTCGCCGCGGCTCGCGAGTCGCTCGCGGGCCTGAACGCACGCTGGATCCGCGAGAAGGACACCATCGAGACGGTCCAGCGCTACAAGCGCGAGATCGAGGAGCTCGGCGTGGAGGCGCAGCAGTCGCAGCGGCGCGTGGACCACCAGCGCGCCGCCGAAATCCTGCACGGGGAGCTGCCGAAGCTGCGGGCCGAACTCCTCGCCGCGGAAGCGAAGCTTAAGGAGATCCAGGACGAGGGCTCGTTTCTGAACGAGGAAGTCGGGCCGGGCGAGATCGCCGAGGTCGTGGCGAGTTGGACCGGGATTCCGGTGGCACGGATGCTCGAGGACGAGAAGGACCGTCTCGCCACGCTCGAGGAACACCTGCACCGGCGCGTGATCAACCAGTCGCACGCCATCACGGCCGTGTCGGATGCCGTGCGCCGGAGTCGCGCCGGACTCCAGGACCCGAACCGTCCCATCGGGAGTTTCATGTTCCTCGGCCCCACCGGGGTCGGGAAGACGGAGACGGCGAGGGCGCTGGCGGAATTCCTCTTCGACGAGGAGTCCGCCATGGTCCGGATCGACATGTCCGAGTACATGGAACGGCACGCGGTGGCGCGTCTCATCGGAGCGCCACCGGGGTACGTCGGCTACGAGGAAGGGGGACAGCTCACCGAGGCCGTGCGGCGGCGCCCCTACACCGTGGTGCTCTTCGACGAGATCGAGAAGGCGCACCCGGAGGTCTTCAACGTCCTCCTCCAGATCCTGGATGACGGGCGGCTGACGGATGGCCGCGGGCGCACGGTGGACTTCCGAAACGCCGTACTCATCATGACGAGCAACATCGGGAGCGCCAGGATCCTCGCCCGTTCCGAGGCCGGCGAGTCCTGGGCCGGGACGGAGGCGGAGGTCGAAAGCGCCCTGCGCGGCCGCTTCAAGCCGGAGTTCCTCAACCGGGTCGATGAGATCCTCGTGTTCCAGCCGCTGAGCCGGGAACACCTCGAGTCGATTGTCGGGATCCAGGTGGACCGGGTGGCCCGAATGCTGGCGGAACGGGATATCCGGATCGAAGTCGGCGGAGCCGCCAGGCGACGAATTGCGGAAGTGGGGTACGACCCGGCGTTCGGGGCGCGTCCGCTCAAGCGCGCGATCCAGAGGCTCATCGCGAACCCGCTTGCGATGGCTTTCCTGGAAGGGCGCTTCCGCGAGGGCGACGCGCTGCGCGTGGAACTCGATGAGGACGGCGACGGGCTGCGCGTCGTCCCGTTGGGGGCACCCGATTCAAGGGAGGGGGAGGAATGA
- a CDS encoding TIGR04283 family arsenosugar biosynthesis glycosyltransferase, with the protein MTREPESLAGSPRRPARPGPEFSVIVPTLDEEPHLDETLRRAKSALGPEAEVIVVDGGSRDRTAGIAADHGRVLATRPNRGAQLAAGARAASGEILVFLHADTWLPDGAATAIRAAVRAGAEAGCFRFALDPHAHGWRYRLLEWGVNWRTRRLHTATGDQALFATRDAYEACGGFGDLPLFEDVTFVRAVRRVARFRLLPLAARTSSRRWEAGFLRTVVRHWALRAAFFAGVDPRRLRRYHERPAGITESGVPPSRRAPRTSGSHSKR; encoded by the coding sequence GTGACACGGGAGCCGGAATCCCTCGCCGGATCGCCACGGCGACCGGCACGCCCCGGACCGGAGTTCTCCGTCATCGTGCCGACGCTCGATGAGGAACCGCACCTCGATGAGACGCTCCGGCGCGCAAAGTCCGCTCTCGGCCCGGAGGCGGAAGTCATCGTGGTCGACGGAGGCAGCCGGGATCGTACGGCGGGGATCGCGGCGGACCATGGCCGCGTCCTGGCGACCCGCCCGAATCGCGGTGCGCAGCTCGCCGCCGGGGCCCGGGCCGCGTCCGGAGAGATTCTCGTCTTCCTGCACGCGGACACCTGGCTTCCCGACGGCGCCGCGACGGCTATCCGCGCCGCCGTTCGAGCCGGCGCGGAGGCGGGCTGTTTCCGCTTCGCCCTCGACCCGCACGCGCACGGCTGGCGCTATCGCCTGCTCGAATGGGGCGTGAACTGGCGTACCCGCCGGCTCCACACCGCGACGGGCGACCAGGCCCTCTTCGCGACGCGCGACGCCTACGAGGCCTGCGGGGGCTTCGGGGATCTTCCTCTCTTCGAGGACGTGACCTTCGTCCGGGCCGTTCGGCGAGTCGCCCGCTTTCGCCTCCTCCCCCTCGCGGCGCGTACCTCGAGCCGGCGCTGGGAAGCCGGCTTCCTTCGCACGGTCGTCAGGCACTGGGCGCTGCGGGCAGCCTTCTTCGCAGGCGTCGACCCGCGGCGACTCCGCCGCTATCACGAACGCCCCGCCGGGATCACGGAGTCCGGAGTCCCTCCGTCCCGACGCGCTCCACGAACCAGCGGCTCCCATTCGAAACGATGA
- the mce gene encoding methylmalonyl-CoA epimerase — protein sequence MNQGNRIPGAPIIDHVGIAVNSLPDAVRQWSAILDRPPSGEETVPSEGIRATFFGEGSGRIELLAPLTPESPIARFLDRRGPGIHHVCVRVGDLEDALAAAEAAGAEAIPPRIRRGAGGARIAFLHPRALKGVLLEMREDPERR from the coding sequence GTGAACCAAGGCAACCGTATTCCGGGCGCGCCCATAATCGACCACGTGGGAATCGCGGTCAACTCGCTGCCGGACGCCGTCCGGCAGTGGTCCGCCATCCTCGACCGACCGCCGTCCGGCGAGGAAACCGTTCCCTCGGAGGGCATTCGCGCCACCTTCTTCGGCGAAGGCTCCGGGCGGATCGAACTGCTCGCCCCCCTGACCCCGGAGTCGCCCATCGCCCGCTTCCTCGACCGACGCGGTCCCGGCATTCACCACGTCTGCGTCCGCGTCGGCGATCTCGAGGACGCCCTCGCGGCAGCCGAAGCGGCCGGTGCGGAAGCCATACCGCCCCGGATCCGCCGCGGCGCCGGCGGCGCCCGCATCGCTTTTCTGCATCCGCGCGCGCTGAAGGGAGTTCTCCTGGAGATGCGGGAGGATCCCGAGCGCAGGTGA
- the trxA gene encoding thioredoxin, producing the protein MVDAANGGPIEITDANFADEIEGADGLAMVDFWAAWCGPCRLVGPIVDELAREYSGRVTVGKLDVDANPQTAFRFNVRSIPSILFFRGGEVVDTLVGAHPKDSLERKILEHV; encoded by the coding sequence ATGGTTGATGCTGCGAATGGAGGACCCATCGAGATCACGGATGCGAATTTTGCGGATGAGATCGAGGGCGCCGACGGTCTGGCGATGGTGGATTTCTGGGCGGCGTGGTGCGGCCCGTGCAGGCTCGTCGGGCCGATCGTCGACGAGCTCGCGCGGGAGTATTCGGGGCGAGTCACGGTCGGGAAACTCGATGTGGACGCGAACCCGCAAACCGCATTCCGCTTCAACGTGCGCTCGATCCCGAGCATCCTCTTCTTCAGGGGTGGCGAGGTCGTGGACACCCTCGTGGGGGCGCACCCCAAGGATTCCCTCGAGAGGAAGATCCTCGAGCACGTCTAG
- the rsmI gene encoding 16S rRNA (cytidine(1402)-2'-O)-methyltransferase — translation MPRVVTGALYVVGTPIGNLDDMPRRAVRILRSVDVCYAEDTRRTGSLLARLEASVPLRSLHMHNERARVDELLAALAAGRSAALVSDAGTPTVSDPGCRAVAAAREAGHEVFAVPGPSAVLAALSVSGFPADRFLFLGFVPRRGGERSAWIDDLRACADTAVAFEAPGRLVALLDELAEAGLGERRAVVCRELTKLHEETVAGSVRELASAFASREVRGEVTIVFGDRAAGNEVPDLAVLMEEARHWSRDGLRRREIADRLAAEFGLSRNEAYRVSLQVQEAPSE, via the coding sequence GTGCCGCGTGTCGTGACGGGAGCCCTGTATGTGGTCGGGACGCCGATCGGCAATCTGGACGACATGCCGCGGCGGGCGGTCCGGATTCTGCGTTCGGTCGACGTGTGCTACGCGGAAGACACGCGGCGCACGGGCTCGCTGCTCGCGCGGCTGGAGGCGAGCGTCCCGCTGCGGTCGCTGCACATGCACAATGAGCGCGCACGGGTGGACGAACTGCTCGCCGCCTTGGCTGCGGGGCGCTCCGCGGCCCTCGTGTCCGATGCGGGCACGCCGACGGTGTCCGACCCGGGTTGCCGGGCGGTGGCCGCCGCCCGCGAGGCGGGGCACGAGGTGTTTGCCGTTCCCGGCCCCTCCGCCGTGCTGGCGGCGCTCTCGGTGTCCGGCTTCCCCGCCGACCGGTTTCTCTTTCTCGGCTTCGTTCCCCGGCGGGGCGGCGAACGCTCCGCCTGGATCGACGATCTCCGCGCATGCGCCGACACCGCGGTCGCGTTCGAGGCGCCGGGGCGGCTGGTCGCGCTCCTCGATGAGTTGGCGGAAGCGGGTTTGGGTGAGCGGCGGGCCGTGGTCTGTCGGGAACTGACGAAGCTGCACGAGGAGACGGTGGCCGGATCCGTGCGCGAGTTGGCGTCCGCGTTTGCGTCGCGCGAGGTCAGGGGCGAGGTGACGATCGTCTTCGGGGACCGTGCGGCAGGCAACGAAGTGCCCGATCTGGCGGTCCTGATGGAGGAGGCGCGACATTGGTCGCGCGATGGCCTGCGGCGGCGCGAGATTGCCGACCGCCTGGCTGCGGAGTTCGGTCTGAGCCGGAACGAGGCCTATCGCGTGAGCTTGCAGGTTCAAGAGGCGCCCTCGGAATGA